The Limnospira fusiformis SAG 85.79 genomic interval AAATTAGATTGACTTATAGACACGAGGCTAGTAAAATCTTCTGAAGATTAATTAATCAGACCTTGATAATTTAGGAAAGACCAGTGTTAGACATTAAACTGATTCGGGAAAATTCACAAGAGATTCAACAACGCCTCAACCGTCGAGGAAACTATGACCTAGAAGCCATCTTAGAATTAGATGAAAAACGGCGGGAACTTGAACAGCAACGCATTCAACTAGAAACCCGCAGCAACGAGATCGGTAAACTTGTAGGAGAAAAAATCAAATCTGGAACCGACCCCAAAGGGCCAGAAATTCAAGCATTGAGGGAAGAAGGACAGCAAATCAAGTCCCAGTTAAGTGACTTAGAACCCCAAGAAAAAGACCTAGAATCGCAAATTACTAGCCTATTACTTCCTTTACCAAACCTTCCTAGTGACACCACCCCAGAGGGAAAAAGTGAAGCCGAAAATGTGGAAGTACGCCGCTGGGGAGATGAATATAAACTCCAAAATGCCGAGATTTTACCCCATTGGGAAATCGGAGAAAAGCTAGGAATTCTTAACTTTGAACGAGGGGTAAAGATTGCCCAAAGTCGTTTTGTTAGCTTAGTGGGGGCTGGCGCGGCATTAGAACGCGCATTAGTTCAATTTATGCTGGATACCCACACAGCTAATGGCTATTTAGAAGTTATACCACCCCTGCTAGTGAATAGTATATCTTTAACTGCTACAGGTCAATTACCTAAATTTGCGGAAGAAAGTTTTAAATGTGCTGATGACGATTTATGGTTAATTCCTACTTCAGAAGTTCCGGTAGTTAACCTATATCGTGATGAAATTTTAGAAAGTGAACAACTCCCCATTTATCACTGTTCATTTACTCCCTGTTTTCGGCGGGAGGCGGGAAGCTATGGAAAGGATACCAGAGGTCTAATTAGACTGCATCAGTTTAATAAAGTGGAATTGGTGAAATTAGTACACCCAGAGACTTCGGAGTTAGAACATGAAAAATTAGTGGCGGATGCTGAAGGTATTTTACAGGCTTTAAAATTACCCTATCGTGTGATAGAATTGTGTACGGGAGATTTGGGATTTGCAGCAGCTAAATGTTATGATTTAGAAGTATGGCTACCTTCAGCAGGAACTTACCGAGAAATTTCGAGTTGTTCTAATGTTAAAGATTTTCAAGCCAGACGTGCCAATATTCGGTTCCGGGAAGCCAAAGGCGACCCCAAGAAAAAGAAAAAGAAAACGGAGTTTGTTCATGCTTTAAATGGTTCGGGATTGGCGGTTGGACGAACTATGGCTGCCGTTTTAGAAAACTATCAGCAGCCGGATGGAAGCGTTAAGGTTCCGGAGGTTTTACAGCCTTATTTGGGGCGAGAGGTTTTGTAAAATTTGGCTGGTATGTTAACTTAAAAAAAAGAGTGGGGTTTTGCTTAGGCTTAACCCCAAGATAAAAATTAACTTGTTTCTGAATATCAGCTATTGGTAAAATTTGGTTAGTGAATTGTAAAGATCACCATGAATTTTAAAACACGAATTAGCGAATTTACAGGTTCAATTAATTCTTTAACCATAATCTCAACCATAGACATTCTTCAGCGAGACATAATAATGATACCAGTAAAAATTAGGGAAAGTCCGATCCACTGATTCAAATCAAATCTTTCACCAAATAGTAAATTTCCGGCGATCGCAATTAAAGTAAAGCTAATTCCGGCAAAAATTGGATAAGCAGTCGAAACCGGAAGCTGATCTAATGCTTTCGCAAATAAAATCACATTAACTCCATAGACCATAATGCCACCGATAAACCAGGGAGAAAGCAACAGAGTTAACAAACTTGGATCGGTAGCTACCAGTCGCGATTTTTTTAACAGCAGACTACCGACACAGTTATTAATTGCTGCCAAAATCAAAAATCCCCAACCACTTAAATAAAAATTCATAGGATACCATTTAACCTAATTTATTCTAGCCATTTAGTGTTAATGACTCTGCCGCCAGAGTAATAACCTACTTCCCCAGGTTGAATCCTGTCTTTTATTTGAATGCGAAAAGATTGCATAGTCTGAAAATCCACATCAGAAATTATAAAGTTTTGGGTTTCTAATCTTTGGTCAAAGGGAATATGCACATTCATAAAATAAGTACCGGGTGATAATAGTTTAACCCAGTATTCTCGATCGCCAATGCGGTTAATATTTAAAGCATTCGAGGGATTAATCAAATTGTTAAATGTGGCATTGTTGAGTAATTCAATTTCTGACTCTGCAAAAAGTTGGCCAGCAGCATATAAGCCATTGCGATAAATATAGACTCCATTTAAGTTGTCTGGTATATTAATTAAAAACATTCTGCGTCCTTGGATTTCCTGATCAATGCTTTCAATTACTTGTTTAGCTATGTTCCCGGCTAAATTCCAGTTTTGATTAAAGCTATACAAATAATAAGATAAAATGATTGATATAATCATGAATTGAATAGCTAAAAGTACACGAAATCTAGCCAGAGAAACACCAATAACTAATACCAATAAAATCACCAAAAATGCCGATGGTAAATATAGGAGTCTTTCCCCTTCTGTATTGGACAAGGAAATGCGAATATTAATCACAGGTAATAAAGAAGTGCCAAATAATCCTAACAAAAGAATTGCTAATTTTGCAATTAATATATAAACCCCTTGTCGGCACAAACAGACGACCACAAAAGTACAAATAATGGTCATGAATATGGCAAAAAATATCACCCAGTTTTCTTCTGGAATATTAGGAAGTGGGGGAATGATAATTCTGAGGCTAGAAGCCAAACCTCGCTGGATAATGTCAAGATTAAAGTTGGTGTGAACCCCGCTTCCGTAGCCTCCTAAAAATTGTCTAATTCCCAAGTATCTTAGCCCCAAATAAATTGGCAAAACCGAGGCATACATTAGCGGCAAATATAGTATTTTTAATAAATTAATATAATTGTTTTTATTCAGGTAATTATATAATTCATATAACAATACTAATCCTGGGTAAATAATGACTGATTCTTTGGATAGTAAACCCAGAAAAAATAGGATATATGATATAAAAAATAATCGGTTATTGTCGGTTTCTTTATATTTAAGATAACCACAAAATGCCGCCAAGCCAAAGCAAGTAGCGACGAGATCGGATCTGGCTGATATCCAGGTAACAGCTTCAACATGACTATGAAGAATAATGAAAATAAAGCCGGAGACTAGGGAGAAAATATTAATTAATTTTCCGGCTAGATCTGCACCCCTAAACAACAGCCGAGACATTGCATAAACCAGAAAAGCATTTAAGCCATGGAAAAATAAGTTGGTGAGGTGATAACCAAGGGGGTTCAGTTCCCACAGTTGATAATCAGCAAATAGAGTTAGGGAAATTAGGGGACGAAAAAACACATCTGGTGGGGTTGTCCAGACACCAAATACACCTCTGGTTTTGATTTGATAAATCCAGTTAAAATCATCCGATAAGAAAAAAGAGTTGATGATGTTTCCATAGGCGATCGCTGTTAAAATCCAGCCAGAAATTAAAGTGATTGCGTGCCATTTTAACCAGGAATCCGTCTGGTTTTGGGATTTTATCATTTTGTTTAAAACCAATTAGAACTTTATTTTAACATCAAATTTATGGTCAGTATACCCATAAAAATTGACGGCAAATTACCCCGATAGCCAGCTATTAAGATATTAATAGTTCCAGCCAATTCTACTGACTAAAATTAATAGAAAATCGCTGTCCTTCGATAGTTCCAGCCACAAAAATAGAACTAATCTCATTGTGGGAATTATAGCGAATATTGGCAGTTCCGATAACTCCGGGAATTGTCGCCCCAGTAATTGTCATCTCCAAACCAGAAGCCGTTTCGCGGGCTATATTACCCGTTAACTTGACCGGATTTTCCCGACTATCCCAAAAGGTTAGTTCAGCATTACCACTGCTATCAACATTAATAGAGGCGGCGGTAATAGATTCTTGAAAGCGACTATTAACGGAATAAATCCCACTACCAGTTTGACTAAGTTGCAATTCTCGGCGGGTAGTTTGGGCGCGCGCCATAGGTGTTGGCATCACGGTTAAAGACCCAGGGGATACCCCTACCAAAATTCCTAGCATAATTAGCCAAAATCGGTGAATATTCATGGTTATTTTTTTCTGCAAAACTTACCCAACAAGCGATCGCCATTAGGGACAGAACCCCTAATCATCAGATCCATTTATTGACCACTATCTGTCAATCTATTTTATACTGCATCAACCTCAAATGATAAAATTTGCGGTATGATATACAATTTAGCACTGGTAGGACATCAGATGATTGACCAACTTTTAGATGGACGGTATCAGATCCTAGAGATAATCAGGTCGGGGGAATTTGGGAGTACCTATCTAGCCAAAGATACCCGTCGCCCTGGGGAACCTATATGCTTTGTCAAGCATCTACGATTTTTGGTAGAAGATCCCCAATTATTTAAGAATACTTACCGTCGCTTTCAACAGGAAGCCGAGGTTCTAGAAAAGTTATCCCACCACGACCAAATCCCCCAACTGCTGGCTTATTTTGAACAAAACCAGGAATTTTATCTGGTCGAATCCTATATAAATGGACAGTCCCTAGCCCAGGAAATTTTACCCGGTCAACCTTTATCAGAAAATTCGGTAATTGCCATCGTCTCAGAAGTTCTAGAAATCCTGAATTTTGTTCATGATCAAGGAGTAATTCACCGGGATATTAAACCTAGTAATCTGCTGAGGCGGGATGCAGATCAAAAAATTATGTTATTAGATTTTGGGGCGGTTAAAGAAATTGGTTTTCACCAAAATAATAATCCTCCTACGGCGAGAATTGGCACTTTAGAATATATGCCCATCGAGCAATTCGAGTGTAATCCTCGCTTGAATAGCGATATTTATGCCCTGGGAATGATTGCTATTCAAGCATTAACTGGAATGGCAGCTTATGAATTACGAAAAATCGAGAAAATCATCCGACCAATGCTGGGGAATTATTCTGGCGAGATTTAGCCATTGTTAGTCCTGAGTTTGCCGAGATTATCGATCGCATGGTTAAACCAGACTACCGAGAAAGATATCAGTCAAGCGAGGTAGTTTTGGCAGATATTAATAATCTCAGTAATCCTTCTCAAACTGATGCCAATAAACTCGAAAGATACCGAGAAGAAGTTAAGCGCATCGGCAATTATGAAGGGGAAATATCAGTAGTAGGTCGCCAAATTTTAGAAGAGCTACGAGTGAGTTTACAAATCTCCGAACCCCAAGCCAAAGCCATGGAAGACGAGATTCTTAATCCTTACCGTCGAGATCACCAGAAAGGCGATCGCTATCAACAAGCCCTGACCGAAGCCATTATACAGCAATATCCATTAGCCAAGAAAACCAGAGCAGAATTAGACCGACTGCAAAAAATGTTGGGAATTTCTGATCAGGATATGGCTATCATTGAAGCCAATATTTTACAATACCCGTTAACCAGAGAAACCAGAGAAGAATTAAGGCGACTTCAGCAGTTATTAGGTCTTTCCGATGATCATGTAGCTTTGATAGAGGCTCAAATTTTACCGGAATCTTGGTTAAATCAGATTTTAAGCAAATTAAATCCCGATCGCGATCGTCTTCTGTCCTGGCGTTGGGGATTTGTCATTAGTGGAATTATCATAGCTATTATCGGTTTAGGTTGGGGATTATATCAATATAATAACTGGATACAATCCCGAGCACAAGCCGATATTAAAGAACAACTTGATACCGAAAAAATTGACTATATTCAGTCATTATTAGCCGCCAATAACTATCAAGATTGTATTACCGCTGCCCAAACTTTTCCAGAGTCTTCACCTCAGTATGCTGTCGCCCAGGAGTTACTCAGCCAATGTCAAGATGTGATTAGCTGGAAACAAGCAAAAGTTAACACATTCCCCATTCATACAGCCGCCGTCCAGTCAGTTGCTGTCAGTCCTGATGGCAGGATAATTGCTAGTGGCAGCCGAGATAACACCACCAGACTTTGGCATATAGAAACCGGGGAAGTGCTGCAAAATTTTGTAGGCAATTCATCAGCTATTCTCTCCGTAGATTTTAGTAACGATGGCTTATCATTAGCAGCCGGAACTCAACTATCTCAGGTGATAGAATGGAATCTGGAAACCATTGAATGGTATCCCCCATTAGTCGGAGGCTCTCCCATTGAAGCTATACAAATTAGCCCTGATAATAGAGCGATCGCCACCGGAAGTGCCGATGGTAATGTGCGAGTGTGGAATCGGAGAACTGGGTTAATTTTATATAACAACAATCAGCATTCGACTATTGTGTATTCCGTCGCCTTCACCCCCAATGGTCGTTGGTTGGTTACGGGTTCAGGGGATGGCAATATTCATATTATTGATTGGCAGATAGATCAGTTACGCCATAGATTCCCAGCACATACCGGAGAAGTGCGATCGCTTGCGATTACTCCTGATGCTCTGCAAATTATCAGTGGTGGTACAGATAACAATATCAAAATTTGGAACCTAAGAACAGCAGAAGAAGTGATAACTTTAACAGGTCATAGAGGCGCAGTTCTTTCCGTAGCTGTCAGTCCAGATGGGACACAAATTGCTAGTAGTAGTCGGGATAGAACCGTCAAAATTTGGAACTTAAAAACTGGGGAATTACTTAATACTTTAACTAACCCTCAAGCCGTAGTTAATTCTCTAGTTTTTGGTATTAACTCCGCCACCTTAATCGGAGGCACTCAGGATGGAACAGTTGTAGTCTGGCAGCGATAATCTGGCGTTATGGGGGGGTTCACCATCAGGATTTTAGCCCTGGGGGGGGGGTGGCAACGACAGACCATTACCCGTAGGGGTATCCAGTCCCCTATACCATCTGAATTGTTGCCGGAAACCCAAGCATTGAAGAGGATTGTAGGCTGCCAAACTTTTTGGTATAAGTCTCTCAAAAATTTGCCACAATTTTAGATGTAAATTTTCTCATCAATATGATATTGTAGTAACAGAACTAGTATATTTGAGATAATCAGAACATCAGAGCGTCTACTTACTACATATCTATCTGAGTCTACTAGACCCGGATAAACTATCGGAAAACGGTTGTAACAATTATAGTGTTACTGTCTACCGGTTGAATTTACATCAGTATTTATATGGATCATGATTGACCAACTTTTAGACAGACGGTATCAAATCCTAGAAGTTATTGAGTCTGGGGATCTAGGTAGTACGTTTTTAGCAAGAGACACCCGTCGCCCAGGGGAATGCCTCTGCTTTATCAAACATTTGCGACTTTTGGTAGAAGATATCAAGCTGCTGAATATTGCCCGTCGTCGGTTTCGCCAGGAAGCCAAGATTCTGGAAAAATTATCTAGACATGATCAAATTCCGCAACTTTTAGCTTATTTTGAGGAAAACGAAGAATTTTATCTAGTGGAGTCTTACACTCCTGGTCATCTCCTCTCTGATGAATTTTGGCCCGGTCATCCCCTATCAGAAAACCTGGTAATTCAGATAATTTACGATGTCCTAGAAATCCTGACTTTTGTCCATAGATTCGGAGTAATTCACCGAGATATTAAACCTAGTAATTTACTCAGGCGAGACTCGGACGGAAAGTTAATGCTATTGGATTTTGGGGCGGTTAAAGAAATTAGTTTTAGCCAAAATCATAACCCCCCCACAGGTCCGATTGGAACCATAGAATATATGCCTATTGAGCAGTTCGAGTGTAACCCCCGCCTCAATAGCGATATTTATGCCGTGGGTATGGTCGCTATTCAAGCCTTAACCGGACTTCCTAGTTATGAATTATCACAACTGCGAGAAAATTATCATACTAACCCAGGACAGTTGTTCTGGAGGCATTTAACTATTGTTAGTTCCGAATTTGCCGACATTATAGATCGCATGGTGCAGTTGGACTATCGGGAAAGGTATCAATCGGCGGAAGAGGTTTTAACTGCTTTGCGAACCATGGGCGATCGCAGTCCCACCGATTTTAGTAAACTCCAAACTTACCGAGAAGAAATACAACGCTGCGCTAGTCATAAAGGTGATATTTCCGTAGTTGGTAGGCAAATTTTGGAGGAACTGCGAGTCACTTTAGAAATATCCAAGGAAGAAGCAGAAGCCTTAGAAGATGAAATACTTAATCCCTATCGTAAGTATCGTGAGAAGGGAGAACGTTACGAACAGGCATTAATAGCAGCAGTTAAACAGCAATATCCTTTTAGTGCTGAAACGCAAAGTGAACTAGATAGACTCAAGGAATTGTTAGGTATTTATGATGAAGATGTCGAGGTGATTAAATCTCATGTCTTACCCAAATCTGGGTGGAGTAAAATCTTAGATATCTTTGGAGATAATCCCCGTACTGAAGTGGCTAATAAACAGCCTAAATCATCCGTCGCTTTTCGTCCGCGCCCGTCTTTTTGGTTGGTGATTGGGGGTATTTCTTTGGCGATCGCTATGTTACTTTTCCTGTTGTATCAATATCAAAGATGGCAACAGTTACAACTAACCAGAGCCAATCAACAACAACTTTATAGCCAACAGTTTGAGACAGTCGCCGATTTGGTACAAGCGGGAAACTACCAAGGTTGTATTACCCAAGCCCAACAAATTCCCGAATCTTCTAGCTATCATCCCCAAGCACAGACAGTGCTTGAACAATGCCAAAGTGTGGTTAATTGGAAACAGGCAGACCTAACGACTTTGGCAGGTCATACAGCCCCTGTAATGTCAGTAGCAGCTAGTAATGATGGAGAAATAATTGCTAGTGGCAGTCGGGATAATACTATCAAACTCTGGAATACACAAACCGGGGAAAATATCTCCACACTCACCGGAGATGGATCGGCTATTCTGTCCGTCAACTTTAGTAGTGATGGCATTGAATTAGCATCAGGGACGGAATTTTGGCGGATTCTGGAATGGAATTTACAAACCCGAGAATTGTATTTACCATTGGAACACTCAGCCCCAATTTTGACAGTACAAATTAGCCCTAATAATAGAAATATTGCTTCTGGCAGTGCTGATAATACTGTGCGAGTTTGGGATCGCCGTACCGGACAAGTTTTGTATAACCATACTCAACACTCAGAAACAGTTTATGCGCTGGCTTTTAGTCCTAATGGTCGCTGGCTGGTGACGGGTTCAGGCGATCGCACTGTTCATGTTATTGATTTAGAAATGCGTGAGTTACGCCACCGTTTACAAGGACATAACGGAGAAGTCCGAGCCGTGGCTATTACTCCTGATGGTCAAAATATCATCAGTGGTAGTAGTGATAATACCATAAAAATTTGGGACTTACAAACCGGACAAGAAACCATAACCCTCACAGGTCATCAAGGGGAAATTCTCTCCGTAGCCGTCAGTCCCGATGCCTCTCAAATTGCCAGTAGTAGTGGCGATCGCACTGTCAGAATTTGGAACCGAGCCACCGGAGAGCTACTGAATACCTTAACAGATATTCCCGCCGTCATTAACTCCGTATTTTTCCTTAATGATGACACCTTAATAGGAGGCAGTCAAAACGGAACCGTTGCTATATGGAGGAGACAGCAATCATGAAAAGACTACCCATTGATGATGGGCTATCAACTATCAACTTAATCCTTGATATATGGCAGTTAACTTAGCTTCTAGTTCCGGCGATTTTGCCGTGAAATGAATGTAAAAATGACCTGGTTCTGCTGGATATTCTAACACCTTAGCATAGACATCTTCCGCACCAGAACCGCACATATCACTACTAAAATTCAGCTTAATGTTAGTCATAGGTAAAGGTAAATAAGCCTCATCCTCTGACTCAGCTTGAACCTTAGCTTCCCGCGCCGACAATTCCACAATAGTACCAGAAAAGACATTTTCCCCGACGTGCTTTCCTTCCAAAACCGTATATTGTAAAGAGATGGGTTCTGGTAGGACCACAAATAACTCTTTTTCCCTTTTTAAATACAAGTTATAAGGTACACCCACTCCTCCCAATTCATAAATGGTAATCGGTTTTTGTACCCCCTTGGGTTGCACCTGTTTTTCTCCGGTAATTCTCGCCATTCTCCCTACCGCTTCTAGGGTAGATTCAGAAATCAGAATTTGTCCCCCCGTGGTGTAAGATTCAATCCGATAAGTTAAATTAACATTCTTACCCACCACCCCATATTTAGTTCGTTTTTCTGAACCAATATTACCAACTACCACCTCTCCCGTATGCACCCCAATTCCCATCTCTAAATTAGCATAACCCCAAGCCTTCATAGTTTGGTTAATTGACTCCATAGCCAACTGCATAGCCACCGCACAGGCGATCGCTCGCTGCGGGTCATCTTCCCGGACATTAGGCGCACCAAATAGCACCAAAATCCCATCACCCATAAACTCATCAATGGTCCCATTATAATGAGTAATAATATCCGCCATAGTTGACAGATAAAAATTCAGAATCTTGACGACTTCTTCAGGATTTAAACGTTCAGAAGTTGCCGTAAATCCTCGCAAATCCGAAGTTAAAATCGTGATAGTCCGTCGTTCTCCCCCCAACTGCAAACGCTCATGACTTTCTAGCAAATTTGCCACCACTTCATCAGTTACATATCGCCCAAAAGTCTTGCGGATATGAGCCTTTTCGGTGCGTAGTTTTTTAATGCGAATGTGGGTTTTAATCCGCGCCAGCAACTCCTCTTTATTCAGCGGTTTAGATAAATAATCATTCGCGCCTAATTCCAGTCCCACCACTAAATCAGAAATCCTATTTTTCGCGGTTAACATCATAATTGGCAGTTGATGAGGTGGCCAATCTTCCCTAATTTTTTCCGTCACTTCATAACCAGTCATGCGAGGCATCATCACATCCAATAAAATCAGATCGGGAATAAAACCGGACTCTAAAATTTTCAGGGCTTCCATACCATTAGTAGCCTGAGTAACAGCATAATTTTCCAAATAAAGATAATTCGCCAAAACCTGTAAATTAATCGGGTCATCATCAACAATCAGAATTTTAAACTGATTGTTATCTGGAGCCAACTTAGACCCCGCCATAGATTGATTATTTTCAGTTTCTGGTATAGCAGCATCCCACAATACATCAGCATTCACCAGCGCCGCCTCATTAACCAGTAGTGAGTCCGCCTTAGCAGTAGTTTCTGGTATTTCCTCACTGATAGGAAGAGTAAAGGAAAAAGTAGAACCCGACCCCACCACCGAATCTAACCATATTTTACCCTGGTGTAATTCCACCAACTGTTTAGTGATGGCTAAACCCAAACCCGTGCCGCCATATTGTCGC includes:
- the serS gene encoding serine--tRNA ligase encodes the protein MLDIKLIRENSQEIQQRLNRRGNYDLEAILELDEKRRELEQQRIQLETRSNEIGKLVGEKIKSGTDPKGPEIQALREEGQQIKSQLSDLEPQEKDLESQITSLLLPLPNLPSDTTPEGKSEAENVEVRRWGDEYKLQNAEILPHWEIGEKLGILNFERGVKIAQSRFVSLVGAGAALERALVQFMLDTHTANGYLEVIPPLLVNSISLTATGQLPKFAEESFKCADDDLWLIPTSEVPVVNLYRDEILESEQLPIYHCSFTPCFRREAGSYGKDTRGLIRLHQFNKVELVKLVHPETSELEHEKLVADAEGILQALKLPYRVIELCTGDLGFAAAKCYDLEVWLPSAGTYREISSCSNVKDFQARRANIRFREAKGDPKKKKKKTEFVHALNGSGLAVGRTMAAVLENYQQPDGSVKVPEVLQPYLGREVL
- a CDS encoding WD40 repeat domain-containing protein, which gives rise to MVKPDYRERYQSSEVVLADINNLSNPSQTDANKLERYREEVKRIGNYEGEISVVGRQILEELRVSLQISEPQAKAMEDEILNPYRRDHQKGDRYQQALTEAIIQQYPLAKKTRAELDRLQKMLGISDQDMAIIEANILQYPLTRETREELRRLQQLLGLSDDHVALIEAQILPESWLNQILSKLNPDRDRLLSWRWGFVISGIIIAIIGLGWGLYQYNNWIQSRAQADIKEQLDTEKIDYIQSLLAANNYQDCITAAQTFPESSPQYAVAQELLSQCQDVISWKQAKVNTFPIHTAAVQSVAVSPDGRIIASGSRDNTTRLWHIETGEVLQNFVGNSSAILSVDFSNDGLSLAAGTQLSQVIEWNLETIEWYPPLVGGSPIEAIQISPDNRAIATGSADGNVRVWNRRTGLILYNNNQHSTIVYSVAFTPNGRWLVTGSGDGNIHIIDWQIDQLRHRFPAHTGEVRSLAITPDALQIISGGTDNNIKIWNLRTAEEVITLTGHRGAVLSVAVSPDGTQIASSSRDRTVKIWNLKTGELLNTLTNPQAVVNSLVFGINSATLIGGTQDGTVVVWQR
- a CDS encoding DMT family transporter produces the protein MNFYLSGWGFLILAAINNCVGSLLLKKSRLVATDPSLLTLLLSPWFIGGIMVYGVNVILFAKALDQLPVSTAYPIFAGISFTLIAIAGNLLFGERFDLNQWIGLSLIFTGIIIMSR
- a CDS encoding serine/threonine-protein kinase — protein: MIDQLLDRRYQILEVIESGDLGSTFLARDTRRPGECLCFIKHLRLLVEDIKLLNIARRRFRQEAKILEKLSRHDQIPQLLAYFEENEEFYLVESYTPGHLLSDEFWPGHPLSENLVIQIIYDVLEILTFVHRFGVIHRDIKPSNLLRRDSDGKLMLLDFGAVKEISFSQNHNPPTGPIGTIEYMPIEQFECNPRLNSDIYAVGMVAIQALTGLPSYELSQLRENYHTNPGQLFWRHLTIVSSEFADIIDRMVQLDYRERYQSAEEVLTALRTMGDRSPTDFSKLQTYREEIQRCASHKGDISVVGRQILEELRVTLEISKEEAEALEDEILNPYRKYREKGERYEQALIAAVKQQYPFSAETQSELDRLKELLGIYDEDVEVIKSHVLPKSGWSKILDIFGDNPRTEVANKQPKSSVAFRPRPSFWLVIGGISLAIAMLLFLLYQYQRWQQLQLTRANQQQLYSQQFETVADLVQAGNYQGCITQAQQIPESSSYHPQAQTVLEQCQSVVNWKQADLTTLAGHTAPVMSVAASNDGEIIASGSRDNTIKLWNTQTGENISTLTGDGSAILSVNFSSDGIELASGTEFWRILEWNLQTRELYLPLEHSAPILTVQISPNNRNIASGSADNTVRVWDRRTGQVLYNHTQHSETVYALAFSPNGRWLVTGSGDRTVHVIDLEMRELRHRLQGHNGEVRAVAITPDGQNIISGSSDNTIKIWDLQTGQETITLTGHQGEILSVAVSPDASQIASSSGDRTVRIWNRATGELLNTLTDIPAVINSVFFLNDDTLIGGSQNGTVAIWRRQQS
- a CDS encoding serine/threonine-protein kinase, yielding MIYNLALVGHQMIDQLLDGRYQILEIIRSGEFGSTYLAKDTRRPGEPICFVKHLRFLVEDPQLFKNTYRRFQQEAEVLEKLSHHDQIPQLLAYFEQNQEFYLVESYINGQSLAQEILPGQPLSENSVIAIVSEVLEILNFVHDQGVIHRDIKPSNLLRRDADQKIMLLDFGAVKEIGFHQNNNPPTARIGTLEYMPIEQFECNPRLNSDIYALGMIAIQALTGMAAYELRKIEKIIRPMLGNYSGEI